From one Paenibacillus terrae HPL-003 genomic stretch:
- a CDS encoding ArsR/SmtB family transcription factor, translating into MQLDISEKSLPVYEALASEVRLNMIVLLAEKPMNIRELAEALGLSSAIMTMHVKKLERASIISTKMLPGRGGVQKVCSLATDKIEIAMPRYQQDVRQFHQTEISVGHFTDFEIQPTCGLATVEKIIGEFDEPRSFLDPERFNSKILWFSQGYMDYKVPNFLLSSQKAEELEISMELSSEAPFTNDNWPSDITFFLNDVNLGTWTSPGDFGDNRGKYTPAWWPDFINQYGLLKRLRVTSKGTFMDGKQISDVTLSQLLIDQKQWKFRIAILDDAQHVGGVTLFGTGFGNYNQDILFRLYYKPAENHTKTATVEAGDSSK; encoded by the coding sequence ATGCAACTGGACATTTCTGAAAAATCACTTCCCGTATATGAAGCGCTGGCCAGTGAGGTTCGGCTGAACATGATTGTTCTGCTTGCGGAGAAGCCTATGAATATACGCGAGCTGGCGGAAGCACTCGGACTAAGCAGTGCCATCATGACCATGCATGTCAAAAAGCTGGAGAGAGCGTCCATTATTTCGACCAAAATGCTGCCCGGGCGCGGTGGCGTTCAGAAAGTATGCTCGCTGGCTACGGACAAAATTGAAATAGCCATGCCCCGCTATCAGCAGGATGTACGGCAATTTCATCAGACGGAGATTTCCGTCGGGCACTTTACGGATTTTGAAATTCAACCGACCTGCGGGCTGGCTACCGTCGAGAAAATTATCGGAGAATTCGACGAGCCTCGTTCATTTCTGGATCCTGAGCGCTTCAATTCCAAAATTCTGTGGTTTAGTCAAGGATATATGGATTATAAGGTACCCAATTTCCTCCTGTCCAGCCAAAAGGCCGAGGAACTGGAAATTTCGATGGAGCTATCGTCCGAGGCCCCTTTTACCAATGACAACTGGCCTTCGGACATTACCTTTTTCCTGAACGATGTGAATCTCGGGACTTGGACCAGCCCGGGAGATTTCGGCGATAACCGTGGGAAATACACACCTGCATGGTGGCCTGATTTTATCAACCAATACGGTCTGCTCAAAAGACTTCGCGTTACGTCTAAGGGTACCTTTATGGACGGCAAGCAAATATCTGATGTGACCTTAAGCCAGCTGCTGATTGATCAGAAGCAATGGAAATTCCGCATAGCCATTCTGGATGATGCCCAGCATGTTGGAGGGGTTACCCTGTTCGGTACTGGATTCGGTAACTACAATCAGGACATTCTGTTCCGCTTGTACTACAAGCCTGCGGAAAACCATACGAAAACAGCAACAGTGGAAGCTGGCGACAGCAGCAAATAA